From Tachypleus tridentatus isolate NWPU-2018 chromosome 8, ASM421037v1, whole genome shotgun sequence, a single genomic window includes:
- the LOC143222721 gene encoding suppressor of cytokine signaling 5-like, translated as MSDNNVSEQHDDSGEEREEDTQNFEILEDPDPETKKEDDNEKNSSSRLERQPSVKKKLRTLTFGRRRKGIAKDPPKKRKGSWAFRFGTCSRRPSSSDIAEPTAGCGACICTGYRRTEDHHLGAGLVFKATPPNRRRMSPIRLTLFRGGNEKVNSNSPIIDLTRFNPEKYPIDDWDERARQERAREIQEGVDPPPGYQTVHAGQVTEVKLGDLTWALQNQLNITPYPYLERLTEAAGMSKEMLARFYEMTTEGFQMRFPFPHSQVDYMHCLVPDLLEITNCSFYWGKMDRYQAEKLLENKPEGTFLLRDSAQEEYLFSVSFRRYGRSLHARIEQWNHKFSFDSHDPTVFASSTVCGLIEHYKDPSCCMFFEPMLTIPLHRTFPFALQHLCRAVIANRVTYDTINKLQLPKSLKAYLKEYHYKQRVRVHRLDLEH; from the coding sequence ATGTCAGATAATAATGTATCTGAACAACATGATGATTCAGGTGAAGAGAGAGAAGAAGAtactcaaaattttgaaattcttGAAGACCCAGATCCTGAGACAAAAAAGGAAGATGACAATGAGAAAAATTCTTCCAGCCGGTTAGAACGGCAGCCCAGTGTTAAGAAAAAACTACGTACACTAACATTTGGAAGACGAAGAAAGGGGATAGCTAAAGATCcaccaaaaaaaagaaaaggatcttgggcATTTAGATTTGGAACATGTTCCAGGAGACCTTCAAGCTCTGATATTGCAGAGCCAACAGCTGGTTGTGGTGCTTGCATTTGTACTGGTTATCGTAGAACAGAAGATCATCATCTTGGAGCAGGACTTGTTTTTAAGGCAACTCCTCCAAATCGAAGACGAATGTCACCCATACGACTAACACTTTTTAGAGGTGGAAATGAAAAGGTTAATTCTAATTCTCCTATCATTGATTTGACCAGATTTAACCCTGAGAAATATCCCATTGATGACTGGGATGAACGTGCTCGACAGGAACGTGCCCGAGAAATTCAAGAAGGAGTAGACCCACCACCTGGTTATCAGACTGTTCATGCTGGTCAAGTTACTGAGGTGAAACTGGGTGACTTAACTTGGGCACTTCAAAACCAGTTGAACATTACTCCTTATCCTTATTTAGAAAGATTGACTGAGGCAGCTGGCATGTCCAAAGAAATGTTGGCTAGATTTTATGAGATGACAACTGAAGGATTTCAGATGCGTTTTCCTTTTCCTCATTCTCAGGTAGACTACATGCATTGTCTAGTTCCAGATTTATTAGAAATTACAAACTGTAGCTTTTATTGGGGAAAGATGGACCGTTATCAGGCTGAAAAGCTGTTGGAGAACAAACCAGAGGGCACATTCTTGCTAAGAGATAGTGCCCAAGAAGAATATCTCTTCTCTGTAAGCTTTCGGCGTTATGGAAGATCTCTACATGCTCGAATTGAACAATGGAATCACAAATTCAGCTTTGATTCTCATGATCCTACAGTTTTTGCTTCCAGTACTGTATGTGGTCTAATTGAACATTATAAAGACCCAAGTTGTTGTATGTTTTTTGAACCTATGCTTACCATACCTCTTCATCGAACTTTTCCCTTTGCACTTCAGCATCTCTGTCGTGCTGTAATTGCTAACAGAGTAACTTATGACACCATTAACAAATTGCAACTACCAAAAAGTTTAAAAGCGTATCTAAAGGAGTACCATTATAAACAGAGAGTCAGAGTCCATCGTCTTGACTTGGAACATTGA